The following proteins are co-located in the Trichormus variabilis 0441 genome:
- a CDS encoding sensor histidine kinase: MFRLNTRKIKQEIIILRQVAIPGMTVLFIIIIARLSGLLQGLELILFDTFLRLRPAEITDPKIVIIGINENDIRSLGTYPVPDAEIASLIQKIQIYKPAVIGLDIVKNVPIEPGHQELIKAFQQYQNLIGIEKVLPPDEISPPPNLPPKQIGFSDVIADRDGNYRRYLLLTASPQNPENPQDDKYSLALRLAQGYLATKNIIIDTGKYNSYIRFADIELPIFSANTGGYVGENDTGLKMLVNFRSGKQPFRFISLNDIKSSKFDPNWLKQKIIIIGVTAASSNDLFNTSATTSSKIHSQIYGVEFHAHVTSQIINAVVNDRPLLKVWSDGWEYLWLVIWGVTAIIIARVTETFRRNLLTIILIIFCLISISYLLILLGWWIPLAPTLLILGINGLGISVFAFHEYKQNQIKIQLSQHTIEHTFTLIHNGPLQTLANILRQVGTDNLQNDKLILQLEKLNSEIRSIGEYLRIEALTPNESLRLGSRVKIDLKRPIHELFYEVYTSTIARDDLEYFYNINVKVRTFEPIDEKYLNIEKKQELCLFLEEALCNVGKHAKGVKRIEAIGKKERSSYTLMIKDNGCGLTSFSENKGMKQLKNIAKKLGGNFKCESLYPKGTICEVTWKLTNNKNNYLN; encoded by the coding sequence ATGTTCCGGCTTAATACAAGAAAAATTAAGCAAGAAATTATTATTTTGCGACAGGTAGCTATACCTGGAATGACTGTTTTATTTATTATTATAATTGCCAGATTATCCGGTTTATTGCAGGGCTTAGAATTGATATTATTTGATACTTTTTTACGGTTGCGCCCAGCCGAAATTACTGACCCAAAAATAGTGATTATTGGAATTAATGAAAATGACATTCGTAGTTTAGGAACTTACCCGGTGCCAGATGCAGAAATTGCTTCATTGATTCAAAAAATTCAGATTTACAAACCCGCAGTGATTGGACTTGATATTGTAAAAAATGTCCCAATAGAACCAGGACATCAAGAACTTATCAAAGCATTTCAACAATATCAAAACCTGATTGGTATTGAGAAAGTTTTACCACCTGACGAAATTTCTCCACCACCAAACCTACCACCAAAACAAATAGGTTTTTCTGATGTAATCGCAGATAGAGATGGTAACTATCGTCGCTATTTACTTTTGACCGCCTCACCCCAAAATCCCGAAAATCCCCAAGATGATAAATATTCCCTAGCCCTAAGATTAGCACAAGGTTATTTAGCTACTAAAAATATAATTATAGATACGGGAAAATATAATTCTTATATTCGATTTGCTGATATAGAACTGCCTATATTTTCTGCAAATACTGGTGGATATGTAGGAGAAAATGATACTGGCTTAAAAATGCTAGTTAATTTTCGCAGTGGTAAGCAACCATTTCGGTTTATTTCTCTAAATGATATTAAAAGTAGTAAATTTGATCCAAATTGGCTCAAGCAAAAAATAATCATAATTGGTGTAACTGCTGCTAGTAGTAATGATTTATTTAATACTTCAGCAACTACTAGCTCAAAAATTCATAGTCAAATTTATGGAGTCGAATTTCATGCCCATGTTACTTCGCAAATAATTAATGCAGTTGTCAATGATAGACCATTATTAAAAGTTTGGTCTGACGGGTGGGAATATTTATGGTTAGTGATTTGGGGTGTGACAGCAATAATTATTGCTAGAGTGACAGAGACTTTTCGCAGAAATTTATTAACTATTATATTAATAATATTTTGCTTAATAAGTATCAGCTACTTACTCATCTTATTAGGTTGGTGGATTCCTCTAGCACCGACTTTACTAATTTTAGGAATTAACGGTTTGGGAATCAGTGTCTTTGCTTTTCATGAATATAAACAAAATCAAATAAAAATACAGCTAAGTCAACACACTATAGAGCATACATTTACACTTATTCATAATGGACCGTTACAGACTTTAGCTAATATATTGAGGCAGGTAGGTACAGACAACTTACAAAACGATAAATTAATATTGCAGTTAGAAAAACTTAATTCTGAAATTCGTTCTATCGGTGAATATTTAAGGATCGAAGCATTAACCCCCAATGAAAGCTTGCGCTTAGGTAGCCGTGTCAAAATTGACTTAAAAAGACCAATCCATGAGCTATTTTACGAAGTATACACAAGTACTATTGCCAGAGATGATTTAGAGTATTTCTATAACATTAACGTCAAAGTCCGCACATTTGAGCCTATAGATGAAAAATACTTAAATATAGAAAAAAAACAAGAGTTGTGCCTATTTTTGGAAGAAGCTTTATGTAATGTAGGAAAACACGCCAAAGGTGTCAAACGAATTGAAGCCATTGGTAAGAAAGAACGAAGTTCATATACTTTGATGATTAAAGACAATGGTTGTGGACTTACTTCATTTTCTGAAAATAAAGGGATGAAACAACTTAAAAATATTGCTAAAAAACTAGGAGGAAATTTCAAGTGTGAATCCCTTTACCCCAAAGGAACAATCTGTGAAGTTACATGGAAATTAACAAACAATAAAAATAACTATTTGAATTAG
- a CDS encoding DUF928 domain-containing protein, whose protein sequence is MSKNLSLTINPRLVTSASLGLLLFLTPVAVTASSSSNRRQPASDYSRSAGKRGCPNDSSETIPLTVLAPQTYVGYTTELRPTFVGFVSSPQKVELRIFEFTSDKEVKQLGNAVHKDVKSGIFQIPLPEENPDLTIGKKYLWQLSMRCSGVNIVEAAEFIVVEISSTLKSKLPSTANGLQKATVLAEENLWYDALNEALKLANNGKLGDLGAKIVKSFAKNESPKPTEIQTLVQKRIQFLHKIADQEKD, encoded by the coding sequence ATGTCAAAAAATTTGAGCCTCACTATCAACCCCAGATTAGTAACTAGTGCTAGTCTTGGCTTATTGCTGTTTCTGACACCAGTTGCAGTTACAGCTTCTTCATCATCTAATCGCCGCCAACCTGCAAGCGACTATAGTAGAAGCGCGGGTAAACGAGGTTGTCCAAATGACTCCAGTGAAACCATACCTCTAACAGTACTTGCACCACAGACTTATGTTGGATACACAACAGAGTTACGTCCTACTTTTGTCGGTTTTGTCTCTAGTCCCCAGAAGGTAGAGTTGCGGATTTTTGAATTTACTTCCGACAAGGAAGTCAAACAGCTAGGTAATGCCGTACACAAAGATGTAAAATCAGGTATATTTCAAATACCCTTACCTGAAGAAAACCCTGATTTAACTATAGGTAAGAAATATCTTTGGCAGTTATCTATGAGATGTTCTGGGGTGAACATAGTCGAAGCGGCTGAATTTATTGTTGTAGAAATATCATCTACACTCAAAAGTAAATTACCCAGTACAGCTAATGGTTTACAAAAAGCTACTGTTTTGGCTGAAGAAAATTTATGGTATGACGCATTGAATGAGGCTTTAAAGTTAGCAAATAATGGCAAACTAGGTGATTTAGGGGCAAAAATAGTTAAAAGCTTTGCTAAAAATGAATCGCCAAAGCCTACAGAGATTCAAACATTAGTTCAAAAGAGAATACAATTTCTACATAAAATAGCAGATCAAGAAAAAGATTGA
- a CDS encoding CHAT domain-containing protein, producing MFNKLFKSLFNPWLVTLFTASFILCLFFGSFHRAAIVKAQTPDAYKLVNQGIQSYKKGDFYAAIQHWETALDFYQKNNDTPNIAIINENLARTYQQLGNKSLTLSYWEKVKAYYHSQKDLPKVGRILTEIAQIYSNSGQTKKAISLLCGADTLICQTGSALQIAQEQQDKLGEVAALGSLGEAHRLQGNYDLSIKYLETVNNSQNQTDNFAILNSLANAYAGRAQLWNLRAKSAKNHNSSKMNEFIQRSQDDYRIAIISLQKSIAVAAKENNKIAELRSHINFIKLAYQTVDSNILNPNQIETNIQQALALIEQTPDSINKVYAEIELANLPITNDEFTSSVNQCHQKTRLPELQVKQLFHQAIQTAKKLQDARSTSYALGELGHLYECQKEYKSAWELTNQAIWFADQNLQAKDSLYLWEWQAGRILAAQKQLNQALSFYERAYKTLEELRNDILTTNRDFQFDFRDVVEPVYRQLAQLQLELATSNNQDSVRHNQQLNSALTTINSLRQAEIQNYFGNDCILAAFNNQPLYQVIEKDTAVISSIIFKDKIGILLSLPNQQEYLHWVENKNQETLRQEISQFRNSLLAQQTINYSTKDAENIYDAIIIPIEKYLTEQKIKTLVFIQDGFLRDVPMAALYDKNESKYLIEKYAVATTSSLQLTDLKPLSSQVNRALVLALSQESKIDNKVFPELAYFPIEYGAIKKIFPESKKLENEEFAIQNLKREIQEKTYPIIHIATHAQFGIIPEDTFLVIGNNEKLTIDKLEAILRQSGNISNAVELLTLTACETATGDDRATLGLAGVALQAGTKSALASLWPVDDDSTANLIAEFYDKLRNSGMSKAQALQAAQLKLISAKQIPEINDKYDHPYYWSAFILIGNWL from the coding sequence GTGTTTAATAAACTTTTTAAATCATTATTTAACCCTTGGTTAGTAACGCTATTTACTGCCAGTTTCATACTTTGTCTATTTTTTGGCAGTTTTCACCGAGCAGCTATAGTCAAGGCTCAAACTCCTGATGCTTATAAACTTGTTAATCAGGGTATTCAAAGCTATAAAAAAGGAGACTTTTATGCTGCCATTCAACACTGGGAAACAGCTTTAGATTTTTATCAAAAAAATAACGATACTCCTAATATAGCCATCATTAATGAAAATTTAGCTAGAACTTATCAACAGTTAGGTAATAAAAGCTTAACTTTGAGTTATTGGGAAAAGGTAAAAGCTTATTATCACTCTCAAAAAGATTTGCCAAAAGTCGGAAGAATCCTGACTGAAATAGCACAAATTTATAGTAATTCAGGACAAACAAAAAAAGCCATCAGTCTTTTATGTGGTGCAGATACATTAATTTGTCAAACAGGGAGTGCATTACAAATTGCCCAGGAACAACAAGATAAATTAGGAGAGGTTGCAGCCTTGGGAAGCTTAGGAGAAGCTCACCGACTGCAAGGTAACTATGATTTATCAATTAAATATCTAGAGACTGTCAACAATAGCCAAAATCAAACAGACAATTTTGCTATCCTTAACAGTTTAGCTAATGCTTACGCTGGCCGCGCCCAACTTTGGAATTTACGCGCTAAATCTGCTAAAAATCATAACTCTTCTAAAATGAATGAGTTTATACAACGTTCTCAAGATGATTATAGAATAGCCATAATTTCTTTGCAAAAAAGTATTGCCGTAGCAGCTAAAGAAAATAATAAAATTGCCGAACTACGCAGTCATATAAACTTCATCAAGCTTGCTTATCAAACTGTAGATAGTAATATCTTAAATCCCAATCAAATTGAGACAAATATCCAACAGGCTTTAGCTTTAATTGAGCAAACACCAGATTCAATTAACAAAGTATATGCAGAAATTGAATTAGCTAATTTACCTATTACTAATGATGAATTCACTTCATCCGTCAATCAATGCCACCAAAAAACAAGATTGCCAGAATTACAAGTTAAGCAGCTTTTTCATCAAGCCATTCAAACTGCCAAAAAATTGCAAGATGCCCGTTCTACATCATATGCTTTAGGAGAATTAGGACATTTATATGAATGCCAAAAAGAGTATAAATCTGCTTGGGAATTAACTAACCAGGCTATTTGGTTCGCTGACCAAAATTTACAAGCAAAAGATAGTTTATATTTATGGGAGTGGCAAGCAGGAAGAATTCTAGCAGCACAGAAACAACTTAATCAAGCACTATCTTTTTATGAAAGAGCTTATAAAACATTAGAAGAACTACGCAATGATATTTTAACTACAAACCGTGATTTCCAATTTGATTTCCGCGATGTTGTGGAGCCTGTCTACCGCCAATTGGCACAACTTCAGTTAGAATTGGCTACATCTAATAATCAAGATAGTGTAAGGCACAATCAACAACTAAATAGTGCATTGACCACTATCAACTCCCTCCGACAAGCAGAAATCCAAAATTATTTTGGTAATGATTGTATCCTAGCAGCTTTCAACAACCAGCCACTGTATCAAGTCATAGAAAAAGATACTGCTGTTATCAGTTCAATTATTTTTAAAGATAAAATAGGAATTTTACTCAGTCTACCCAATCAACAAGAATACTTACACTGGGTAGAGAATAAAAATCAAGAAACCTTGCGTCAAGAAATATCTCAATTCCGTAATAGTTTACTAGCACAACAAACTATCAATTACAGTACCAAAGATGCCGAAAATATTTACGATGCAATCATTATTCCAATTGAAAAATATTTAACAGAACAGAAAATTAAAACTTTAGTTTTTATTCAAGATGGTTTCTTGCGTGATGTCCCAATGGCTGCGCTTTACGACAAAAATGAAAGCAAATATTTAATTGAAAAATATGCTGTTGCTACAACTTCTAGTTTACAATTAACCGACTTAAAACCTTTAAGCTCACAAGTCAATCGTGCTTTAGTTTTAGCGTTGAGTCAAGAAAGTAAAATAGATAATAAGGTTTTTCCTGAACTCGCATATTTCCCTATAGAATATGGGGCTATTAAAAAAATATTTCCCGAAAGTAAAAAACTAGAAAATGAAGAGTTTGCTATCCAAAACTTAAAAAGAGAAATTCAAGAAAAAACTTATCCCATTATTCATATTGCGACTCATGCACAGTTTGGTATTATCCCAGAAGATACGTTTCTAGTAATAGGTAATAATGAAAAACTTACCATTGATAAACTAGAAGCTATACTGCGCCAATCTGGTAATATTTCTAATGCAGTGGAACTATTAACATTAACGGCTTGTGAAACAGCTACAGGTGACGATCGCGCTACACTAGGTTTAGCTGGTGTAGCATTGCAAGCTGGGACAAAAAGCGCCTTAGCTTCACTATGGCCTGTAGACGATGATTCTACAGCCAACTTAATTGCCGAGTTTTACGATAAGTTACGTAATTCAGGAATGAGTAAAGCACAAGCTTTACAAGCAGCACAGTTAAAACTAATCAGTGCCAAACAAATACCAGAAATTAATGACAAATATGACCATCCATACTATTGGTCAGCATTTATCCTCATAGGAAATTGGCTTTGA
- a CDS encoding M10 family metallopeptidase C-terminal domain-containing protein, whose amino-acid sequence MEECEHFEVKKDRSGILNETVLTIGTGTTIENAFGGDGNDTIIGNSAANILHGGRSNDTLDSGVGNDTLTGGVERDRFTFNC is encoded by the coding sequence ATAGAGGAGTGTGAGCATTTTGAGGTAAAAAAAGATAGGTCAGGTATTCTCAATGAAACCGTCTTAACTATCGGTACGGGAACCACAATCGAAAATGCTTTTGGTGGTGATGGCAATGACACAATTATCGGTAATAGTGCTGCTAACATTTTGCATGGTGGTAGGAGTAATGATACTCTCGATAGCGGAGTAGGCAACGATACACTAACAGGAGGTGTAGAACGCGATCGCTTTACGTTCAACTGTTGA
- a CDS encoding serine/threonine-protein kinase, translating to MSGASLIGKTLRSRYYITDKIGEGGIGETYLAIDKDQPEDYQCVIKRLKPQNTNQSTIMWLQRAFNREAVTLQRLGSHDQIPRLLAFFREDEEFFIAQEFIHGINLRTEFSNSGKWSETQVISLLQNILEVLDFVHQNQVIHRDLKPENLIKRSSDNKIVLIDFGAVKEIGTQIINNKGKKVSTSFIIGTPGYMPMEQLRQNPMLCSDIYAVGMIAIEALTGLHSTKLLDSYTGQIVWRDRLKIREDLAEILDRMIAYNPHHRYQSAAECLQETLSLSQGLNHQRQTSISLSLSPICTIIRFGSFGRITTNEFIGKFLAITQNRKLVKTPGISLILASIVAIIVGKGIWSQILINNIDAMADEISLPASRATKGHTPNINISKFLSYFINSSANLTKKNPTDLPIIKPLVHNQSSSPVLSRLQTLRLENIQIHQVATPRTYNICNAPLQLLQPNHSDRLNLDWQLDWTTKGNAHVGRLKMQGYSGKMRTISPDGKGGLRTVEQTMQLYTSAKGYVLLGFNPMDVEKQQARRYKANNLIIRVEIDGSTTIINCDDSGNISSAIAQEF from the coding sequence ATGTCAGGAGCATCTCTGATTGGGAAAACACTTCGTAGTCGCTATTATATTACAGACAAAATAGGAGAGGGCGGTATTGGTGAGACTTATTTAGCTATCGATAAGGATCAGCCAGAGGATTATCAATGTGTTATTAAAAGACTTAAACCTCAAAATACCAACCAGTCTACAATAATGTGGTTACAACGAGCTTTTAATCGAGAAGCGGTAACGCTACAAAGACTCGGAAGTCACGACCAAATCCCCAGATTATTAGCTTTTTTTCGAGAGGATGAAGAGTTTTTTATAGCACAAGAATTTATTCATGGTATAAATCTGCGTACAGAATTTAGTAATTCTGGAAAATGGAGTGAGACTCAAGTTATTTCCTTGTTGCAGAATATTTTAGAAGTTCTAGATTTTGTTCATCAAAATCAAGTCATCCACCGTGATTTAAAACCAGAAAACTTAATCAAACGTAGCAGCGACAATAAAATTGTTTTAATTGACTTTGGTGCTGTTAAAGAAATAGGTACGCAAATTATCAACAACAAGGGTAAAAAAGTCTCAACTAGCTTTATTATTGGTACACCGGGATATATGCCGATGGAACAGCTAAGACAAAATCCGATGCTTTGTAGTGATATTTATGCAGTAGGAATGATAGCCATTGAGGCGCTAACAGGCTTACATTCTACAAAACTTTTAGATTCGTATACAGGGCAAATTGTTTGGCGCGATCGCCTAAAAATTAGAGAGGATTTAGCAGAGATTTTAGATAGAATGATAGCCTACAATCCCCATCATCGCTATCAGTCGGCTGCGGAATGTTTACAGGAAACTCTAAGTTTATCACAAGGTTTAAATCATCAAAGACAGACATCAATATCATTGTCTTTATCCCCGATATGCACTATCATTAGATTCGGCAGTTTTGGCAGAATAACTACTAATGAATTTATTGGCAAATTTTTAGCTATCACTCAAAATAGAAAACTTGTCAAAACTCCTGGAATATCTTTAATATTGGCATCGATAGTAGCAATCATTGTGGGTAAGGGAATTTGGTCACAAATATTAATTAATAATATCGATGCGATGGCGGATGAAATTTCTCTTCCTGCTTCCAGAGCCACGAAAGGTCATACTCCTAATATAAATATTAGTAAATTTCTCTCTTATTTTATTAATTCCTCCGCAAATTTAACTAAGAAAAATCCTACAGATTTACCAATAATTAAACCACTTGTTCACAATCAAAGCTCATCACCAGTCCTCAGTCGTCTACAGACTCTCAGACTAGAGAATATCCAGATTCATCAGGTGGCTACACCCCGGACATATAATATTTGTAACGCTCCTTTACAACTGCTTCAGCCAAATCATAGCGATCGCCTAAACTTAGATTGGCAATTAGACTGGACAACTAAGGGGAATGCTCACGTAGGGCGATTAAAAATGCAAGGTTATTCAGGGAAAATGAGAACTATCTCTCCCGACGGTAAAGGCGGCTTGAGAACTGTAGAGCAAACTATGCAACTATATACTTCTGCCAAAGGATATGTTTTGCTGGGGTTTAATCCTATGGATGTGGAGAAACAGCAAGCACGACGATATAAAGCGAACAATTTGATAATTAGAGTAGAAATTGATGGTTCAACAACAATAATCAACTGTGATGATAGTGGAAATATTTCCTCAGCGATCGCCCAAGAATTTTAA
- a CDS encoding filamentous hemagglutinin N-terminal domain-containing protein — protein sequence MIKRNYLNRCLSLSLLVSVTLTTNGKILAQVTADQTLETQVIDIGLNSFILGGTTVGNTNLFHSFASFNVPSNGAAIFINDPSLTNIFARVTGGTASDVQGRIGTQGTANLYLINPNGIIFGTNASLNIGGSFVATTANVIQFPGGAEFSLNSSVSPDNHLLRVNPTAFLFNQIANQGTNSIENRAYLGVPNNRSLILLGGNIAPTSHTTGRIIIDGGVVQALGGRVEIGGLVEPGSIGINIDGNKFSLNFPDSVAKTDISLINNSALFISGAGGGDIIVNADNLSLNSSYFFAGILNNQGNPETKAGDISINATGIVTVAQNSIIGNSSVGIGDSGNINIFGQSLQIIGNSAVQSSALQGNSGTINIKVDDTIALLGSQIGSIVRPRDTSVSSLQSRLLGTPTRGKSGGINIQARNLLAVDSSSISASNFLADDSGDIKIQAADTVILNNRGSISSTAFGQGKSGNLSISTNRLNVINYSQIAANTLGTGNAGDININAEDINIEDKSFITSSTSSFFNTISNVGNAGNINIQTSRISVKNSGFIISISGDREQALTNGLGGNINITATELIEIDAKGATDIITGFSAKTFSDSRAGDITLNTKNLIVRNGGAITAEAANSLGGNAGNININASDTVKLISSPGNSYSRIFTGVVSSDNNVTNAGNGGELKITTGKLQLTNGIISAATFGQGHAGNITIFSNDEIVLDSGLIFSLVGAGAVGNGGDINIQTPRLTLTNGSQVDASIRGGGIGKGGTIRIDAADYVIISGRDADGFESFLAAETSRGGIGQPGDIIVNTDYFLLEKNGFVTTGTFNSSNGGSITINTRIFEALTGGQIFSSTGSSGKAGDIIINATDSIIVSGVNAETGNNAAIVAGTLADSTGNGGTVSLSTNNFHLSNEAGVLTRSQGRGIAGDINITARGNFYVNHAFVSAQAEQAGGGNIDITAKNINLRNNSDIRTDLSNGSGRGGGISLTANTIIALEDSDILAFAPEGQGGDIKFNTRAVFSDSLYTDRQTIPDRNSLQSLVSNGSSDINATGTISGNIIGVPDISSIQNGLTDLQANPIDTTVLIANSCIARSLRQEGSFVITGTGGLPTRPGEVMASSYATGDVQSVSDESKASLWKKGDPIIEPQGVYRLANGVVVMSRECH from the coding sequence GTGATTAAACGAAATTATTTAAATCGGTGTTTGAGCTTAAGCTTATTAGTCAGCGTGACTTTAACAACAAATGGGAAAATTTTGGCACAAGTCACAGCCGACCAAACCTTAGAAACACAAGTTATAGATATTGGTTTAAACTCCTTTATTTTAGGTGGTACAACAGTTGGTAACACTAATTTATTCCACAGTTTTGCTAGTTTTAATGTTCCTAGTAATGGTGCAGCAATTTTTATCAATGACCCTAGTTTAACTAATATATTTGCACGAGTAACAGGTGGCACAGCTTCCGATGTTCAAGGCAGAATAGGTACTCAAGGGACTGCCAATTTATATTTAATCAATCCCAACGGCATTATTTTTGGCACAAATGCTAGCTTAAATATAGGTGGTTCTTTCGTCGCTACTACAGCTAATGTTATTCAATTTCCTGGTGGTGCTGAATTTTCTTTAAATTCATCAGTTTCACCAGATAATCATCTACTTAGGGTCAACCCCACAGCATTCTTATTTAACCAAATCGCTAATCAAGGTACAAACTCAATTGAAAATCGTGCCTATTTAGGAGTTCCTAATAATAGGAGTTTAATTCTACTTGGTGGTAATATTGCACCCACATCTCATACCACCGGCAGAATTATAATCGATGGCGGAGTAGTTCAGGCATTAGGTGGTAGGGTAGAAATTGGTGGATTAGTTGAACCTGGCTCCATAGGAATTAATATTGATGGCAATAAATTCAGCCTGAATTTTCCTGATAGTGTAGCAAAAACAGATATTTCATTAATCAATAATAGCGCCCTTTTTATTTCTGGTGCTGGTGGTGGTGATATTATAGTTAATGCTGATAATTTGAGCCTAAATTCTAGTTATTTTTTTGCAGGTATACTTAATAATCAAGGCAACCCTGAGACTAAAGCAGGCGATATCTCAATTAATGCTACAGGCATTGTCACTGTTGCTCAAAATAGTATCATTGGAAATTCCTCTGTGGGAATTGGAGATAGTGGAAACATCAATATTTTTGGTCAATCACTCCAAATAATTGGTAATAGTGCAGTTCAGTCGTCTGCCTTACAAGGTAATTCCGGAACAATTAATATTAAAGTCGATGATACGATTGCTTTATTAGGCAGTCAAATTGGCAGTATTGTTCGTCCGCGAGATACCTCTGTGTCTTCGTTGCAGTCACGGTTATTAGGAACACCAACTAGGGGAAAAAGTGGTGGTATCAATATCCAGGCACGCAATCTTTTAGCAGTAGATAGTAGTTCAATAAGTGCAAGCAACTTTTTGGCGGATGATTCTGGAGATATTAAAATTCAAGCTGCTGATACGGTGATTTTAAATAATAGGGGTTCTATATCTTCAACCGCCTTTGGTCAAGGAAAATCTGGTAATTTATCTATTAGTACTAATCGGTTGAATGTAATTAATTATTCTCAAATAGCAGCTAATACATTGGGGACTGGAAATGCTGGGGATATTAATATTAATGCTGAGGATATTAATATAGAGGATAAGTCTTTTATTACTAGCAGTACATCCTCTTTTTTTAACACTATCAGCAATGTAGGCAATGCAGGAAATATCAATATTCAAACTTCACGAATTAGTGTAAAAAATAGTGGCTTTATTATATCTATTTCTGGTGACAGAGAACAGGCATTAACCAATGGATTGGGTGGTAACATCAATATTACAGCTACTGAACTAATAGAAATAGATGCAAAAGGTGCAACTGATATAATCACAGGTTTTAGTGCCAAAACTTTTAGTGATAGCCGTGCTGGTGACATAACACTAAATACCAAAAATTTGATTGTGAGAAATGGCGGTGCTATTACGGCAGAAGCTGCTAATAGTTTAGGAGGAAACGCGGGAAATATTAATATCAATGCCTCCGATACTGTTAAGCTCATCAGCTCCCCAGGAAATTCCTATAGTAGAATTTTCACGGGAGTTGTGTCTTCTGATAATAATGTGACGAATGCGGGTAATGGTGGTGAGTTAAAGATTACCACTGGAAAATTACAGCTAACAAATGGCATTATATCAGCAGCAACATTCGGTCAAGGTCATGCAGGCAATATTACTATATTTAGTAATGATGAGATAGTTCTTGATAGTGGGTTAATATTTAGTTTAGTTGGTGCTGGTGCAGTCGGGAATGGGGGAGATATTAATATTCAAACACCAAGACTAACTTTAACTAATGGTAGTCAAGTTGATGCTAGTATTCGGGGTGGAGGAATAGGCAAAGGTGGCACTATTCGCATTGATGCGGCAGATTATGTAATTATTTCTGGACGGGATGCAGACGGGTTTGAGAGTTTCTTAGCAGCTGAGACTAGCAGAGGGGGTATTGGTCAACCAGGAGACATCATCGTTAATACAGATTATTTCCTCTTAGAAAAAAATGGTTTTGTGACTACCGGAACTTTTAACTCCAGTAACGGAGGTAGTATTACCATTAATACTCGTATCTTTGAGGCCTTGACTGGTGGACAAATTTTTTCCAGCACCGGTAGTAGTGGCAAAGCAGGCGACATTATTATTAATGCTACAGATAGTATAATCGTCTCTGGGGTAAATGCAGAAACTGGAAATAATGCTGCGATCGTTGCAGGAACACTTGCAGACTCAACTGGTAATGGAGGAACAGTATCCTTATCTACTAATAATTTTCATTTAAGTAACGAGGCTGGAGTTCTCACACGCAGTCAGGGACGAGGTATTGCAGGAGATATCAACATTACTGCTAGGGGCAATTTTTATGTAAATCATGCTTTTGTCAGCGCACAAGCTGAACAGGCTGGTGGTGGAAATATCGATATCACTGCGAAAAATATTAATCTGCGTAATAACAGTGACATCCGCACTGATTTATCTAATGGTAGCGGTAGGGGTGGGGGAATTTCCCTCACTGCAAATACCATCATTGCCTTAGAAGATAGTGATATTCTCGCCTTCGCACCAGAGGGACAAGGCGGAGATATTAAATTTAACACCCGCGCTGTGTTTAGTGATTCTCTCTACACCGACAGACAAACTATACCTGATAGAAATAGTCTCCAGTCACTAGTGAGTAATGGTAGCTCTGACATTAACGCCACTGGGACAATCTCTGGCAATATTATTGGTGTGCCTGATATTAGCTCCATCCAAAACGGACTCACAGATTTACAAGCTAATCCCATTGATACTACCGTACTGATTGCCAATAGTTGCATTGCGCGTAGTCTCAGGCAAGAAGGTAGTTTTGTGATTACTGGGACTGGTGGTTTACCAACTCGTCCTGGTGAAGTTATGGCTTCTAGTTATGCCACAGGTGATGTGCAGAGTGTCAGTGATGAAAGTAAGGCTAGTTTGTGGAAAAAAGGCGACCCGATTATTGAACCGCAAGGAGTATATCGATTAGCAAATGGGGTTGTGGTGATGAGTCGTGAGTGTCATTGA